Proteins co-encoded in one Malus sylvestris chromosome 7, drMalSylv7.2, whole genome shotgun sequence genomic window:
- the LOC126630324 gene encoding uncharacterized protein LOC126630324, whose protein sequence is METPLGRSFETIFFLWFALSGWLFQILIFAPWVLPFAAPLLIGAVANNLVIKGACPACKRQFVGYKNRVIHCGSCGNTVWHPKSDFFSRDGRGGPSSSRSEP, encoded by the exons ATGGAGACCCCATTGGGAAGAAGCTTTGAG ACAATTTTCTTCCTGTGGTTTGCATTATCCGGATGGCTTTTTCAGATATTGATTTTCGCTCCGTGGGTGCTTCCATTTGCCGCTCCTCTTCTCATTGGAGCAGTTGCCAACAACCTTGTTATTAAG GGTGCTTGTCCGGCTTGTAAGAGGCAATTTGTTGGTTACAAGAATCGAGTAATCCATTGTGGAAGCTGTGGAAACACTGTGTGGCATCCAAAATCAGACTTCTTTTCAAGAGACGGTAGAGGAGGCCCTTCTTCGTCAAGGTCAGAGCCGTAG
- the LOC126628698 gene encoding pentatricopeptide repeat-containing protein At3g18110, chloroplastic, with translation MAFLGVLTVTTSPLLHSSSMSSSPSISKVCSKPTSLISCSLTPTPPSATDSTSRFSVEPPSDSITTTNVKTAQKFSYSRASPSVRWPHLKLTETYPSPPTQFTVASPPPNHVVGDSADGGEEDQNVGSVGALEETNDETQQVLGRPSKTKAKKMTKLALKRAKDWRERVKLFTDRILGLKPDEFVANVLDDRRVQMTPTDFCFVVKWVGQSSWQRALEVYEWLNLRHWYSPNARMLATILAVLGKANQEELAVEIFQRAEPGIGNTVQVYNAMMGVYARNGRFSKVQGLLDVMRERGCEPDLVSLNTLINARLRSGAMTPNLGIELLNEVRRAGLRPDIITYNTLISGCSRESNLKEAVDVYNDMEAHNCQPDLWTYNAMISVYGRCGESSKAEQLFKELESKGFFPDAVTYNSLLYAFARELDIEKVRDIGEDMVKMGFGKDEMTYNTIIHMYGKQGQHDLAFQVYRDMKMLGRIPDAVTYTVLIDLLGKANKITQAANVMSEMLDSGVKPTLQTYSALMCAYAKAGKQVEAQETFDCMVRSGIRPDHLAYSIMLDIYLKVNDTKKAMALYHEMMQGGFMPDNILYGVMLRVLGKENKLEGIEKVIRDMENVGGMNPQVISSILVKGECYDQAARMLRLAISSGYELDRENLLSILSSYSSCGRHSEACELLEFLREHAPGSTQLINEALVVIQCKAREFDAALVEYSNTRGFHSFSRSPTMYEILIQGCQENELFGEASQVYSDMRLYGVDPSQHLYQIMVLIYCKMGFPETAHHLIDQAETKGILFDNVNIYVDVIEVYGKLKQWQKAECLVGSLRQRCKSVDRKVWNALIQAYAASGCYERARVIFNTMMRDGPSPTVDSVNGLLQALVVDGRLDELYVLIEELQDMGFKISKSSILLTLEAFARDGNIFEVKKIYQGMKAAGYFPNMDCFRIMIKLLCRGKRVMDVEAMVSEMEEAGFRPDLSIWNSMLKLYAGIADFKRTVKVYQRIKEAALQPDEDTYNTLIIMYCKDRRPEEGLSLMHEMRRQGLEPKLDTYKSLISAFGKQKLLDQAEELFEELRSNGCKLDRSFYHTMMKMFRNSGDHDKAEMLLAMMKEAGIEPNSATMHLLMVSYGSSGQPQEAEKVLDNLKVTGIDLDTLPYSSVISAYLKNGDYNIGIQKLNEMKEGGLVPDHRIWTCFLRAASLSQHRSEAFILLNALRDVGFDLPIRLVTENPELLVSEVDCCLEKLEPLEDNAAFNFVNALEDLLWAYELRATASWVFQLSVKRGIYNNNVFRVADKDWGADFRKLSAGSALVGLTLWLDQMQDASLEGYPESPKSVVLITGTSEYNMVSLNSTLKACLWEMGSPFLPCKTRSGLLVAKAHSLRMWLKDSPFCLDLELKDAPSLPKSNSMQLIDGCFLRRGLVPAFKEITEKLGPVRPKKFARLALLSDEKREKVIEADIEGRKEKLEKMKEKGEPRRVSRIKRLGKRKYVRPMLSNTKHIVSARKAFK, from the exons GACGAAACCCAACAAGTGCTGGGGAGGCCGAGCAAAACCAAGGCGAAGAAAATGACGAAACTTGCTCTCAAAAGAGCAAAAGATTGGCGGGAAAGAGTGAAGCTTTTTACTGATAGGATTTTGGGGTTGAAACCCGACGAGTTTGTGGCCAATGTGTTGGATGACAGGAGAGTTCAAATGACTCCGACTGATTTTTGCTTTGTGGTGAAATGGGTAGGCCAGTCGAGCTGGCAGCGCGCATTGGAGGTGTACGAATGGTTGAATTTACGCCATTGGTACTCCCCGAATGCTCGAATGCTTGCCACTATCTTGGCTGTTCTTGGAAAGGCTAACCAAGAAGAATTGGCTGTGGAGATATTTCAAAGGGCTGAACCTGGAATTGGGAATACAGTCCAAGTGTACAATGCAATGATGGGTGTTTATGCTCGAAATGGTCGGTTTAGTAAGGTCCAAGGACTGCTCGATGTAATGCGTGAGAGAGGGTGCGAACCAGACCTTGTGAGTCTCAATACTTTGATCAATGCTCGGCTAAGGTCAGGTGCCATGACACCAAATTTGGGAATTGAACTTTTGAATGAGGTGAGAAGGGCGGGTCTTAGGCCTGATATAATCACTTATAACACTCTTATAAGTGGCTGTTCACGTGAATCTAATTTAAAGGAGGCAGTGGATGTTTACAATGACATGGAAGCACATAATTGCCAACCTGATCTTTGGACTTATAATGCCATGATTTCGGTGTATGGGAGATGTGGAGAGTCAAGCAAAGCCGAGCAGCTCTTTAAGGAATTGGAGTCGAAAGGGTTTTTCCCAGATGCAGTGACATATAATTCTTTGTTGTATGCTTTTGCAAGAGAACTTGATATAGAGAAAGTAAGGGATATTGGTGAAGATATGGTGAAAATGGGGTTTGGTAAAGATGAGATGACGTACAATACCATCATCCACATGTACGGAAAGCAGGGCCAGCATGATTTAGCATTTCAGGTTTACAGGGACATGAAAATGCTAGGCCGGATTCCTGATGCTGTTACCTACACTGTGTTGATAGATTTACTTGGAAAAGCAAATAAGATAACACAGGCCGCTAATGTGATGTCAGAGATGTTGGACAGTGGAGTGAAACCCACTCTTCAGACTTATAGTGCTTTGATGTGTGCATATGCCAAGGCTGGTAAACAGGTGGAGGCTCAAGAGACATTTGATTGCATGGTTAGATCGGGTATTAGACCTGATCATCTGGCATACTCCATTATGTTGGATATCTATCTAAAGGTCAATGATACAAAGAAGGCAATGGCATTGTATCACGAAATGATGCAGGGTGGTTTCATGCCAGATAATATTCTCTATGGGGTCATGCTGCGGGTTCTTGGAAAAGAGAATAAATTGGAAGGCATTGAAAAAGTGATCAGAGATATGGAAAACGTTGGTGGTATGAACCCACAAGTTATCTCTTCTATTCTTGTTAAGGGAGAATGCTATGACCAAGCTGCCAGAATGTTGAGATTAGCTATTAGTAGTGGCTATGAACTGGACCGGGAAAATCTTTTATCTATTCTCAGCTCGTATAGTTCATGTGGAAGGCACTCAGAAGCATGTGAATTGCTTGAATTTTTGAGAGAACACGCTCCCGGTTCCACTCAACTGATAAATGAAGCACTGGTTGTCATACAATGCAAGGCTCGTGAATTTGATGCTGCCTTGGTGGAATATAGTAATACCAGGGGATTCCATTCTTTTAGTAGAAGTCCTACCATGTATGAAATTCTTATTCAAGGCTGCCAAGAGAATGAACTCTTTGGTGAAGCTTCTCAGGTTTATTCTGACATGAGATTATATGGCGTCGACCCCTCTCAACATCTTTACCAAATTATGGTGCTCATATATTGTAAGATGGGTTTCCCTGAGACAGCGCATCATTTGATTGATCAGGCAGAGACGAAGGGCATTTTATTTGACAATGTCAACATATATGTTGATGTTATTGAAGTCTATGGGAAATTGAAGCAGTGGCAGAAAGCTGAATGTTTGGTGGGAAGTCTCAGACAAAGATGTAAATCGGTGGATAGGAAGGTCTGGAATGCCTTGATACAAGCTTATGCTGCAAGTGGTTGCTATGAGCGAGCTAGAGTGATATTTAACACAATGATGAGAGATGGTCCTTCCCCAACAGTAGATTCTGTTAATGGTCTTTTGCAAGCTCTGGTTGTTGATGGGAGATTGGACGAACTCTATGTTCTAATCGAGGAGTTGCAAGATATGGGTTTTAAAATAAGCAAGAGTTCAATTCTCTTGACACTTGAAGCATTTGCTCGAGATGGTAACATATTTGAGGTAAAGAAGATATACCAAGGAATGAAGGCTGCAGGCTATTTTCCCAACATGGATTGTTTCAGGATTATGATCAAGTTATTGTGCAGGGGAAAACGAGTAATGGATGTTGAAGCAATGGTTTCTGAGATGGAAGAGGCAGGATTCAGGCCTGATCTCTCAATATGGAATTCTATGCTTAAGTTATATGCAGGAATTGCAGATTTCAAAAGGACAGTTAAAGTATACCAGCGGATTAAAGAGGCTGCACTTCAACCAGATGAGGATACTTATAATACTTTAATCATAATGTACTGCAAAGATCGTAGACCAGAGGAAGGTTTGTCATTGATGCATGAAATGAGAAGGCAGGGGCTAGAACCTAAGTTGGATACTTACAAAAGCTTAATTTCAGCGTTTGGTAAGCAGAAGTTGTTGGATCAAGCTGAGGAACTATTCGAAGAGTTAAGGTCAAATGGATGTAAATTGGATCGCTCATTTTATCATACCATGATGAAAATGTTTAGAAATTCAGGAGACCATGACAAAGCTGAGATGCTGTTGGCGATGATGAAAGAGGCTGGAATAGAACCCAACTCTGCCACAATGCATTTGCTTATGGTTTCTTATGGCAGCTCTGGACAGCCTCAAGAAGCTGAAAAGGTGCTTGACAATTTGAAAGTAACTGGCATAGATCTTGATACGTTACCATATAGTTCAGTTATTAGTGCTTATCTGAAGAATGGAGATTATAACATTGGAATTCAAAAGCTCAACGAGATGAAGGAAGGCGGTCTGGTGCCAGATCATAGAATTTGGACTTGTTTTTTAAGGGCTGCAAGTTTGTCTCAACACAGAAGTGAAGCTTTTATTCTCCTAAACGCACTGCGTGATGTTGGATTTGATCTTCCTATCAG GCTTGTGACCGAAAATCCTGAATTGCTAGTTTCAGAAGTAGACTGTTGTCTAGAGAAACTAGAACCCCTAGAAGACAATGCAGCCTTCAACTTTGTCAACGCATTGGAGGACCTTTTGTGGGCATATGAACTCCGAGCCACTGCTTCGTGGGTTTTCCAATTATCCGTAAAGAGAGGCATCTATAACAATAATGTGTTCAG GGTAGCTGACAAAGACTGGGGTGCTGATTTTAGAAAGTTGTCAGCTGGTTCTGCTCTTGTTGGTCTTACATTATGGCTTGATCAGATGCAG GATGCATCCTTGGAGGGTTATCCAGAGTCTCCGAAATCAGTTGTCCTGATAACGGGAACATCTGAGTACAACATGGTTTCGCTTAATAGCACCTTGAAGGCATGCCTTTGGGAGATGGGTTCACCTTTTCTGCCTTGCAAAACACGAAGCGGCCTTCTAGTAGCAAAGGCACACTCCCTCAGAATGTGGTTAAAGGATTCCCCGTTTTGCTTGGACCTTGAGTTGAAAGATGCCCCATCTCTCCCCAAATCAAACTCAATGCAGCTCATCGATGGATGCTTCCTAAGACGCGGTCTCGTTCCTGCGTTTAAAGAGATAACTGAGAAGCTTGGACCAGTGAGACCAAAGAAATTTGCTAGATTGGCTCTGCTGTCAgatgaaaagagagagaaagttattGAAGCTGACATTGAGGGGAGGAAAGAGAAGTtagaaaaaatgaaggaaaagggGGAACCGAGGAGGGTGAGCAGGATTAAAAGGCTTGGGAAGAGGAAATATGTCAGACCGATGTTGTCAAATACCAAACATATTGTATCAGCAAGAAAAGCCTTCAAGTAG